In Frankiaceae bacterium, a genomic segment contains:
- a CDS encoding adenylate/guanylate cyclase domain-containing protein produces MAGDEHDAMLAETAEAILGPARYTREQAAEAAGVPHERATRLWRAMGFPEVSYDEVLFTEQDVAALRTAESLRANGVVDEDGLVALARSMAQALSRLAVSHAAIAGEYMLRTAAGDVDTETAMHQAESLVPEVGELLSFVWRRHLVAAAETTLVTLLGDTSPDAPVVVGFADLAGFTEASRNLDAAALDALVERFEANATHLVTGRGGRVVKTLGDEVLFTVDDVRAGVGIALDLAENADTLGGEVRVGAAYGPVLARLGDVFGPTVNLASRLTGIAHPGTVLVDREAAQALRDDAAYDVSPIARRSVRGYAHLAPFRVRRATRN; encoded by the coding sequence ATGGCCGGGGACGAACACGACGCGATGCTCGCGGAGACGGCGGAGGCGATTCTCGGCCCCGCGAGGTACACGCGCGAGCAGGCCGCCGAGGCCGCCGGGGTGCCCCACGAGCGGGCCACGCGGCTGTGGCGCGCGATGGGCTTCCCCGAGGTGTCGTACGACGAGGTGCTCTTCACGGAGCAGGACGTCGCCGCCCTGCGGACCGCGGAGTCGCTGCGCGCCAACGGTGTCGTGGACGAGGACGGCCTCGTCGCGCTCGCGCGGTCGATGGCACAGGCGCTGTCGCGGCTCGCGGTCTCGCACGCGGCCATCGCGGGCGAGTACATGCTGCGTACGGCCGCCGGTGACGTCGACACGGAGACCGCGATGCACCAGGCCGAGTCGCTGGTGCCGGAGGTCGGGGAGCTGCTGTCGTTCGTCTGGCGCAGGCACCTCGTCGCGGCCGCGGAGACGACGCTCGTCACGCTCCTCGGTGACACCTCGCCGGACGCGCCCGTCGTCGTGGGTTTCGCCGACCTCGCCGGCTTCACGGAGGCCTCGCGCAACCTCGACGCGGCCGCGCTGGACGCGCTGGTCGAACGCTTCGAGGCCAACGCCACCCACCTCGTCACCGGCCGCGGCGGACGCGTGGTCAAGACGCTCGGCGACGAGGTGTTGTTCACGGTCGACGACGTCCGCGCCGGCGTCGGCATCGCGCTGGACCTGGCTGAGAACGCCGACACGCTCGGCGGGGAGGTGCGTGTCGGGGCGGCGTACGGGCCGGTGCTCGCCCGGCTCGGCGACGTGTTCGGGCCCACCGTCAACCTCGCCAGCCGCCTCACCGGCATCGCCCATCCCGGCACCGTCCTCGTCGACCGTGAAGCCGCGCAGGCGCTGCGCGACGACGCGGCGTACGACGTCTCGCCGATCGCGCGGCGTTCGGTGCGGGGATATGCCCACCTCGCCCCGTTCCGTGTCCGCAGGGCCACCCGGAACTAG
- a CDS encoding alpha/beta fold hydrolase, protein MERREITLHGHRVTYTEAGSDGPVVLLLHGIAGCGHAWDAVLPLLSASARVIAPDLLGHGESAKPRGDYSLGAYASGVRDLLAALDVSSATVVGHSLGGGVAMQFAYQFPEMCERLVLVDSGGLGREVTPLLRAVTLPGAEVVLPVIAHRKVLSALRWAGRYTRWVPARPALSEVARGYASLVDTQARAAFVHTARSVMDVGGQRVDASDRLYLATELPTLVVWGGRDSFIPVAHAAHFTSLVPTARLEVFENSGHFPHVDEPVRFARLLADFLETTEPAHIDPASLRDRLLAGA, encoded by the coding sequence ATGGAACGCCGCGAGATCACGCTGCACGGACACCGCGTCACCTACACGGAGGCCGGGTCCGACGGGCCTGTCGTCCTCCTCCTGCACGGCATCGCCGGGTGCGGCCACGCGTGGGACGCGGTGCTGCCGCTGCTCTCCGCCTCGGCACGCGTCATCGCGCCCGACCTGCTCGGCCACGGCGAGTCGGCCAAGCCGCGCGGCGACTACTCGCTGGGGGCGTACGCGAGCGGCGTACGCGACCTCCTGGCGGCTCTCGACGTGTCGTCCGCGACCGTCGTCGGGCACTCGCTCGGCGGTGGGGTGGCGATGCAGTTCGCGTACCAGTTCCCCGAGATGTGCGAACGCCTCGTGCTCGTCGACAGCGGCGGGCTCGGGCGCGAGGTGACGCCGTTGCTGCGCGCGGTGACCTTGCCGGGGGCGGAGGTCGTGCTGCCGGTCATCGCGCACCGGAAGGTGCTGTCGGCTCTGCGGTGGGCGGGCCGGTACACGCGGTGGGTGCCCGCGCGCCCCGCTCTCAGCGAGGTGGCACGGGGGTACGCGTCGCTGGTCGACACGCAGGCGCGGGCGGCGTTCGTGCACACGGCGCGCAGCGTCATGGACGTCGGCGGGCAGCGGGTCGACGCGAGCGACCGGCTCTACCTCGCCACCGAGCTGCCTACCTTGGTGGTCTGGGGCGGGCGGGACTCGTTCATCCCTGTCGCGCACGCGGCGCACTTCACGTCGCTGGTGCCGACGGCGCGGCTCGAGGTGTTCGAGAACTCCGGGCACTTCCCGCACGTGGACGAGCCGGTGCGGTTCGCGCGGCTGCTCGCGGACTTCCTGGAGACGACGGAGCCCGCGCACATCGACCCGGCGTCGTTGCGCGACCGCCTGCTGGCCGGGGCGTAG
- a CDS encoding universal stress protein has translation MIVVGVDYSDDARAALRWAEGEAAMRGTPLTAVHVGPPVYDLVAHTPYAEERRAALLPTLVAFVRETLGDSDVTTSVVDGPPAEGLVGAGALAELLVLGRHGAGAVKRLIMGSTTNDVVRAAPCPVAVVPPGTRDAVARRIVTGTDGSSTAAAAVAWAVAEAVRRRVPLTIVHAAPPPVVASAVPGAAVPYTDETARAFLADVVTETRAAAGGDVEGALSWQQPAAALLDAAGSADLLVVGAHGDGALARFLLGSTTTAVVQRSRCPVVVIPGERT, from the coding sequence GTGATCGTCGTCGGCGTCGACTACTCCGATGACGCCCGCGCCGCGCTGCGCTGGGCCGAGGGCGAGGCGGCGATGCGCGGCACGCCGTTGACGGCCGTGCACGTGGGGCCGCCGGTGTACGACCTCGTCGCGCACACGCCGTACGCCGAGGAGCGCCGCGCGGCACTGCTGCCCACGCTCGTGGCGTTCGTACGCGAGACGCTGGGAGACAGCGACGTCACGACGTCGGTCGTGGACGGCCCGCCCGCCGAGGGGCTGGTGGGCGCGGGCGCGCTCGCCGAGCTCCTCGTCCTCGGCAGGCACGGCGCCGGCGCCGTGAAGCGCCTGATCATGGGCTCGACGACCAACGACGTCGTTCGTGCGGCGCCGTGCCCGGTCGCCGTCGTACCGCCGGGGACCCGCGACGCCGTCGCCCGCCGGATCGTCACGGGCACCGACGGCTCGAGCACCGCCGCGGCCGCCGTGGCCTGGGCGGTCGCGGAGGCCGTACGCCGGCGGGTGCCGCTGACGATCGTCCACGCCGCGCCGCCGCCGGTCGTCGCGAGCGCGGTGCCGGGCGCCGCCGTGCCGTACACCGACGAGACCGCGCGGGCGTTCCTCGCCGACGTGGTCACGGAGACCCGGGCCGCGGCCGGCGGCGACGTCGAGGGCGCGCTGTCGTGGCAGCAGCCGGCCGCCGCGCTGCTCGACGCGGCGGGTTCGGCCGACCTGCTCGTCGTCGGGGCGCACGGGGACGGCGCGCTGGCGAGGTTCCTGCTCGGCTCGACCACCACCGCGGTCGTGCAGCGGTCCCGCTGCCCGGTCGTCGTCATCCCAGGGGAGCGCACATGA